In Microbacterium lushaniae, the following are encoded in one genomic region:
- a CDS encoding sensor histidine kinase — MAAANSLPATSPADNAREGDEGGLVDNRTRSIWLLQLVLAASVVVTVLVVQAMEPALFGVWTFSTGVAIIIALTAICLAVPWRRVPREYIALVPFGDLIGVSFLVLQSDLQFGYFWVFPVTWIATYFALPALLGAFAMVAGVIVLDATLSGPDTHDVVRLMVVLLALAFIGLTTYLAARQSRAFRQLLRRQAGRLQGTLSRVSGQERRVSQMLNGLDTGIARLSRAGEVLALNDTYVSLYAIDRDDPKRPGRSVEYSALRGDPLAELDRPFARAARGELFEDERVWLFDTEGEWHALSVSTRRLMPAGDEPESTLLIVHDITALIEAERARERLAAVVSHELRNPLTAIMGHAELALEAEHLPAKTREQLEVIDNAAERMQTLISEILAGSRAEARDHTAASSTDVRRILDASVESFRPAADGRRVRVIVDAPPSLEVRGDAFRLRQAVDNVLSNAIKYTPGGGSVHIGARAEAGHAVIVVADTGIGISADELPRVFDPYFRARTARESSTPGTGLGMGILRTIIEEHRGTLQLESEQGTGTTVTITLPAERGA, encoded by the coding sequence ATGGCAGCCGCGAACAGCCTCCCGGCCACGTCGCCTGCCGACAACGCACGGGAAGGCGACGAAGGCGGCCTCGTCGACAACCGCACCCGATCCATCTGGCTGCTCCAGCTCGTGCTGGCCGCGAGCGTCGTTGTCACCGTGCTGGTGGTGCAGGCGATGGAACCGGCGCTGTTCGGGGTGTGGACCTTCTCCACCGGGGTGGCGATCATCATCGCGCTCACCGCCATCTGCCTCGCCGTCCCGTGGCGGCGCGTGCCGCGCGAGTACATCGCGCTCGTTCCCTTCGGCGACCTCATCGGCGTGAGCTTCCTCGTTCTGCAGAGCGACCTGCAGTTCGGCTATTTCTGGGTCTTCCCCGTCACGTGGATCGCGACCTACTTCGCGCTACCGGCACTCCTGGGCGCCTTCGCGATGGTCGCCGGGGTCATCGTCCTCGACGCCACCCTCTCCGGACCCGACACCCACGACGTCGTCCGGCTCATGGTGGTACTGCTGGCGCTGGCCTTCATCGGCCTGACCACGTATCTCGCGGCGCGGCAGAGCCGGGCGTTCCGCCAGCTCCTGCGCCGGCAGGCCGGTCGCCTGCAGGGGACGCTCTCCCGCGTCAGCGGGCAGGAGCGGCGCGTGTCGCAGATGCTCAACGGCCTGGACACCGGCATCGCCCGGCTCTCGCGCGCGGGAGAGGTGCTCGCCCTCAACGACACCTATGTGTCGCTGTACGCCATCGACCGCGACGACCCCAAGCGGCCGGGGCGCTCGGTGGAGTACTCGGCCCTGCGCGGCGATCCACTGGCCGAGCTGGACCGCCCGTTCGCGCGCGCGGCCCGCGGGGAGCTGTTCGAGGACGAGCGCGTGTGGCTCTTCGACACCGAAGGCGAGTGGCATGCCCTGTCGGTGTCGACGCGACGGCTGATGCCGGCAGGCGACGAGCCGGAGAGCACGTTGCTGATCGTCCACGACATCACCGCCCTCATCGAGGCCGAGCGCGCCCGGGAGCGCCTCGCCGCGGTCGTCTCCCACGAGCTGCGCAATCCCCTCACCGCCATCATGGGCCACGCCGAGCTCGCACTGGAGGCCGAGCACCTGCCGGCCAAGACGCGCGAGCAGCTGGAGGTCATCGACAACGCCGCGGAGCGCATGCAGACCCTCATCTCCGAGATCCTCGCCGGGTCGCGCGCCGAAGCGCGCGACCACACGGCCGCATCCTCCACCGACGTCCGCCGCATCCTGGACGCCTCGGTGGAGTCGTTCCGCCCCGCCGCCGACGGCCGTCGCGTGCGCGTGATCGTCGACGCACCGCCGTCGCTGGAGGTGCGCGGAGACGCGTTCCGCCTGCGGCAGGCCGTCGACAACGTGCTCAGCAACGCCATCAAGTACACGCCGGGAGGCGGGTCGGTGCACATCGGTGCGCGCGCGGAGGCAGGCCACGCGGTGATCGTGGTCGCCGACACCGGGATCGGCATCTCCGCCGACGAGCTGCCACGCGTCTTCGACCCGTACTTCCGCGCGCGCACGGCGCGGGAGAGCTCGACGCCGGGGACGGGGCTGGGCATGGGGATCCTCCGCACCATCATCGAGGAGCACCGCGGCACGCTGCAGCTGGAGAGCGAGCAGGGCACCGGCACGACCGTGACCATCACCCTGCCGGCGGAGCGCGGCGCATGA
- a CDS encoding response regulator transcription factor has translation MSDSADAHKTAVIVEDDPDIRHLLVEVLESAGFSTVSVGNGIDGVRAVIAYQPLITTLDVNMPGIDGFEAARRIRAQSDTYIIMLTGLEDEADVVLGLGAGADEYIVKPFRPRELRARIEALLRRPRSGAAGAPRQGPVGPSFPGARPATQSVPVVRPEEYAAAAATSDAPVIVPSTQGPEPQAAAGTDLAPRGFGDVVPAAADWLVHRDLQLDPDSRIVLLGGRELELTRTEFDLLATLLESKRRVRSKADLTLVLRGESYVTSYFVGDADKRAIEAHMTNLRRKLGDNPTTPRYIETVRGVGYRLTSELLAP, from the coding sequence ATGAGCGACTCCGCGGACGCGCACAAGACCGCCGTGATCGTCGAGGACGACCCCGACATCCGGCACCTCCTGGTCGAGGTGCTCGAGTCGGCCGGCTTCTCCACGGTCTCGGTGGGCAACGGCATCGACGGAGTGCGGGCCGTGATCGCCTATCAGCCGCTCATCACGACGCTGGATGTCAACATGCCGGGCATCGACGGATTCGAAGCGGCCCGCCGCATCCGGGCCCAGTCCGACACCTACATCATCATGCTCACGGGGCTCGAAGACGAGGCCGACGTCGTGCTGGGGCTGGGCGCCGGCGCCGATGAGTACATCGTGAAGCCCTTCCGCCCGCGCGAACTCCGCGCCCGCATCGAGGCGCTGCTGCGCCGACCGCGCAGTGGGGCTGCCGGTGCGCCGCGCCAAGGCCCCGTCGGGCCCTCCTTCCCCGGCGCCCGCCCGGCCACCCAGAGCGTGCCCGTCGTGCGGCCCGAGGAGTACGCCGCCGCAGCGGCGACATCGGACGCGCCTGTCATCGTCCCCTCGACGCAGGGTCCTGAGCCGCAGGCGGCCGCCGGCACCGATCTGGCGCCGCGCGGGTTCGGCGATGTCGTCCCGGCGGCGGCGGACTGGCTCGTGCACCGCGACCTGCAGCTCGACCCCGACAGCCGGATCGTGCTCCTGGGTGGACGCGAGCTGGAGCTCACGCGCACGGAGTTCGACCTGCTCGCCACGCTCCTGGAGTCCAAGCGGCGCGTGCGCAGCAAGGCCGACCTGACCCTCGTGCTGCGCGGGGAGTCCTACGTCACGAGCTACTTCGTCGGCGATGCCGACAAGCGCGCGATCGAAGCGCACATGACGAACCTGCGCCGCAAGCTCGGCGACAACCCCACGACTCCGCGGTACATCGAGACCGTGCGCGGCGTGGGCTATCGCCTCACATCGGAGCTCCTGGCCCCCTAG
- a CDS encoding glycosyltransferase family 2 protein yields the protein MDLADDFSSVLENSTGHRSTIGCIIPAYNEEDSIAGVIEGLLSQTRVPDVIHVVVNNTSDNTVKIASEYSGPHEIVTDLGEQFTEVFVHDIGKNPDKKVGALNYGYSLVEGYDYLLGVDGDTIADAKAVEYLETEAVSDSRIGGISAIYSIDDRPMKGLIAKFLTAGQRTQFAAFNLQNLLRGRNMAVLGGQFSIFATNALRDAMKQNHQSTPWVRDSEVEDSLLSLQIKSAGYLTKISPYARADVGGMTTLSAYDAQQVKWTYGAIELMWPGQRGDTKGQPFHPNLRLRWFENFGMLTNLFVRVAFFTLLAGSLSIDAFIFSPLWLLPPVVAILLNVRIARTMQNCNGRDLLFAATFIPAEIFMWIRISHFVRSWTRFLSRKQVDNWAMQAKAEKGGGLGHWAPFIVLLAVAVAMAVIWNLVGPVAQSSILWIGWPIVGVVTVLQTLLMFGKLIRRHHGFKV from the coding sequence ATGGACCTCGCCGACGACTTCTCCTCTGTGCTGGAGAACAGCACCGGTCACCGTTCCACGATCGGATGCATCATCCCGGCGTACAACGAGGAGGACTCGATCGCCGGAGTGATCGAGGGCCTGCTGAGCCAGACGCGGGTGCCCGACGTGATCCACGTCGTGGTCAACAACACCTCCGACAACACCGTGAAGATCGCCTCCGAGTACAGCGGCCCGCACGAGATCGTCACCGACCTGGGGGAGCAGTTCACCGAGGTCTTCGTGCACGACATCGGCAAGAACCCCGACAAGAAGGTCGGCGCGCTCAACTACGGCTACTCGCTCGTGGAGGGCTACGACTACCTGCTGGGCGTGGACGGCGACACCATCGCCGATGCCAAGGCCGTCGAATACCTCGAGACCGAGGCGGTCTCCGACTCCCGCATCGGCGGCATCTCGGCCATCTACTCCATCGACGACCGCCCCATGAAGGGCCTGATCGCGAAGTTCCTCACCGCCGGCCAGCGCACGCAGTTCGCCGCGTTCAACCTGCAGAACCTCCTGCGGGGGCGCAACATGGCCGTCCTCGGCGGGCAGTTCTCGATCTTCGCCACGAACGCCCTGCGCGACGCGATGAAGCAGAACCACCAGAGCACGCCGTGGGTGCGCGACTCCGAGGTGGAGGACTCGCTGCTGTCGCTGCAGATCAAGAGCGCCGGCTACCTCACCAAGATCAGCCCGTACGCCCGCGCCGACGTGGGCGGTATGACGACGCTGTCGGCCTACGACGCGCAGCAGGTGAAGTGGACCTACGGCGCCATCGAGCTGATGTGGCCGGGTCAGCGCGGCGACACCAAGGGTCAGCCGTTCCACCCCAACCTGCGTCTGCGCTGGTTCGAGAACTTCGGCATGCTGACGAACCTCTTCGTGCGCGTGGCTTTCTTCACGCTGCTGGCCGGTTCGCTCTCGATCGACGCGTTCATCTTCTCCCCGCTGTGGCTCCTGCCGCCGGTGGTCGCGATCCTGCTGAACGTCCGCATCGCTCGCACGATGCAGAACTGCAACGGCCGCGACCTCCTGTTCGCCGCGACGTTCATCCCGGCGGAGATCTTCATGTGGATCCGCATCAGCCACTTCGTCCGCTCGTGGACCCGATTCCTCTCCCGCAAGCAGGTCGACAACTGGGCGATGCAGGCCAAGGCCGAGAAGGGCGGAGGCCTCGGCCACTGGGCACCGTTCATCGTGCTGCTGGCCGTCGCGGTCGCGATGGCCGTCATCTGGAACCTCGTGGGTCCGGTCGCGCAGTCCTCGATCCTGTGGATCGGGTGGCCCATCGTCGGTGTCGTCACCGTGCTGCAGACCCTGCTCATGTTCGGAAAGCTCATCCGTCGCCACCACGGATTCAAGGTCTGA
- a CDS encoding SGNH/GDSL hydrolase family protein: protein MRIFSSALGVVLALVLVALAPGCARTTAHPAPSSASPAATAAAAEDPVRMAVVGDSLSEGDSADFSGGDFGDRSWLPWALDERVVFAGGWAVSGALTEAMAENVRPYDADVLVILGGTNDLALGIDLRDTQRHLVEIADTASVERVVLVGVPPIDFAPDTVGPYNQALRELAAERGWEFADAAADLRAPDETFREGLTWDGLHPTAEGARLLGEAIRAHVLR from the coding sequence GTGAGGATCTTCTCATCTGCGTTGGGCGTCGTGCTGGCCCTTGTCCTCGTCGCACTCGCACCCGGCTGCGCTCGCACGACCGCGCACCCCGCGCCTTCGTCCGCGAGCCCCGCCGCGACCGCGGCGGCCGCGGAAGACCCGGTGCGCATGGCAGTGGTGGGGGACTCGCTCAGCGAGGGCGACAGCGCCGATTTCTCCGGCGGCGACTTCGGCGACCGGTCATGGCTGCCGTGGGCGCTGGATGAGCGCGTGGTGTTCGCCGGCGGATGGGCGGTGTCCGGCGCTCTGACCGAGGCGATGGCAGAGAACGTGCGGCCCTACGATGCCGACGTGCTCGTCATCCTCGGCGGCACGAACGACCTGGCCCTGGGCATCGACCTGCGGGACACTCAGCGCCACCTCGTCGAGATCGCCGACACGGCGAGCGTGGAGCGGGTCGTGCTCGTCGGCGTCCCGCCCATCGACTTCGCCCCCGACACCGTCGGGCCCTACAACCAGGCGCTGCGCGAGCTCGCCGCCGAGCGCGGGTGGGAGTTCGCCGACGCCGCGGCGGATCTGCGTGCTCCCGATGAGACCTTTCGCGAGGGCCTGACGTGGGATGGCCTTCATCCCACCGCCGAGGGCGCGCGACTGCTGGGCGAGGCCATCCGGGCCCACGTCCTCCGATGA
- a CDS encoding glycoside hydrolase family 6 protein — protein sequence MMRPTSPPANRRRLRRILLVGGSSLAVAGLIAAIVLVATHTQTFVQMISARPPAVGTVVVVPDESKAARALTEGEPPTAAETAATEYLAAQPTAYWLTPELDPADKVWDRIAHLAAEARDQDAALAVVVYGLPGRDCGNHSAGGLDEADYAIWTQRIGEALRNARDVQKIVVLEPDSLALAPECGNLADRGAQLSGAVDAMTGVDTWIYLDGGHSSWLPAEQMADLIRGIGVLDRVRGFATNVSNYQTTSAEFAYAHELSTLLEGAHAVIDTSRNGAGPDGAEWCNPPGRLVGEPGGTYGDDVVDTNLWIKPPGESDGECNGGPAAGVWWPEAAVELTRDVR from the coding sequence ATGATGAGACCGACCTCGCCACCGGCGAACCGTCGGCGTCTCCGGCGGATCCTGCTCGTGGGCGGATCCTCACTCGCTGTCGCCGGTCTCATCGCCGCCATCGTCCTCGTCGCCACCCACACGCAGACCTTCGTCCAGATGATCTCCGCCCGTCCACCGGCCGTCGGCACGGTCGTCGTGGTCCCCGACGAGTCCAAGGCGGCCCGCGCTCTCACCGAAGGCGAGCCCCCCACCGCTGCCGAGACCGCCGCGACGGAGTATCTCGCCGCCCAGCCGACGGCGTACTGGCTCACCCCTGAACTCGACCCCGCCGACAAGGTGTGGGACCGCATCGCCCATCTGGCCGCGGAAGCGCGCGATCAGGACGCCGCCCTCGCCGTGGTCGTCTACGGCCTTCCCGGTCGGGACTGCGGCAATCATTCGGCCGGCGGGCTGGACGAGGCGGACTACGCCATATGGACCCAGCGGATCGGAGAGGCGCTGCGCAATGCCCGCGATGTGCAGAAGATCGTCGTCCTGGAGCCGGACAGCCTCGCCCTCGCCCCCGAGTGCGGCAACCTCGCCGATCGCGGGGCGCAGCTCTCCGGCGCCGTCGACGCGATGACCGGCGTCGATACCTGGATCTACCTCGACGGCGGTCACTCCAGTTGGCTTCCCGCCGAGCAGATGGCCGACCTCATCCGCGGCATCGGCGTGCTCGACCGCGTGCGCGGCTTCGCGACCAACGTGTCGAACTATCAGACGACCTCGGCGGAGTTCGCCTACGCCCACGAGCTCTCGACCCTGCTCGAGGGCGCCCACGCGGTCATCGACACCTCCCGCAACGGCGCCGGGCCCGATGGCGCGGAGTGGTGCAACCCGCCCGGGCGTCTCGTCGGCGAGCCCGGCGGCACGTACGGCGACGACGTCGTGGACACGAATCTGTGGATCAAGCCACCGGGTGAGAGCGACGGCGAGTGCAACGGCGGACCGGCCGCGGGGGTGTGGTGGCCCGAGGCGGCGGTCGAGCTCACGCGCGACGTGCGATGA
- a CDS encoding MarR family winged helix-turn-helix transcriptional regulator, giving the protein MTTPTDTGDAIAEAVRAVERLRQSESRLARRRQNACGPSENARAAMRYILECTDEGESVTPTGIAQHLGVSTASVTGMLDRLHAGGLIAFTSNPTDRRSKFVVPFDRDIDLTDVDPLSTRIREFAGELSPTEAEHVAQFLERVREAVDQECA; this is encoded by the coding sequence GTGACCACCCCCACCGACACCGGCGATGCGATCGCCGAGGCTGTACGGGCCGTCGAACGACTCCGGCAGTCGGAGTCGCGCTTGGCCCGCCGTCGCCAGAACGCGTGCGGACCGAGCGAGAACGCGCGAGCCGCCATGCGCTACATCCTGGAATGCACCGACGAGGGCGAATCCGTGACGCCCACGGGGATCGCGCAGCATCTGGGCGTTTCCACCGCCTCCGTCACGGGAATGCTCGACCGCCTCCACGCCGGCGGCCTCATCGCGTTCACCTCGAACCCGACGGATCGGCGCAGCAAGTTCGTCGTCCCCTTCGACCGCGACATCGACCTCACCGACGTCGATCCGCTCAGCACGCGCATCCGGGAGTTCGCCGGCGAACTCTCCCCCACCGAGGCCGAACACGTCGCGCAGTTCCTCGAGCGCGTGCGGGAGGCCGTCGACCAGGAGTGCGCTTAA
- a CDS encoding endo alpha-1,4 polygalactosaminidase, whose amino-acid sequence MNAKSWRAVLVPAVALLAAGCSAPDAPAPPPAGAPFDYQLGRAYPPPDGVEVVVRDRSASPLEDGYSICYVNAFQTQPGEDDAWPADALLRREGAPVVDPMWPDEILLDVSTSERRAEIAAVVTPWIHECADAGFDAVEFDNLDTFARSGGAITVDDSVALAAELVDAAHRAGLAAAQKNAAEFAGLFAREAGFDFAIAEECAAFQECDAYEDVYGAHVLDIEYADVLPRRFEEVCADSAVPESIVLRDRGLVGPSDPGYVFENC is encoded by the coding sequence ATGAACGCGAAGTCGTGGCGGGCGGTGCTCGTGCCTGCGGTGGCCCTGCTCGCCGCCGGATGCAGCGCGCCCGACGCCCCCGCCCCGCCGCCCGCGGGCGCCCCGTTCGACTATCAGCTCGGCCGCGCGTATCCGCCGCCCGACGGCGTGGAGGTGGTCGTGCGCGACCGGTCGGCGTCCCCGCTGGAGGACGGCTATTCGATCTGCTACGTCAACGCCTTCCAGACCCAGCCCGGCGAGGATGACGCGTGGCCGGCCGACGCCCTCCTCCGGCGGGAGGGAGCACCGGTGGTCGACCCGATGTGGCCGGATGAGATCCTGCTGGATGTCTCGACGTCCGAGCGCAGAGCGGAGATCGCGGCCGTCGTGACGCCGTGGATCCATGAGTGCGCCGATGCCGGGTTCGACGCCGTCGAGTTCGACAATCTCGACACGTTCGCCCGCTCCGGCGGAGCGATCACCGTCGACGACAGCGTCGCGCTCGCCGCCGAGCTGGTCGACGCGGCCCACCGTGCGGGCCTGGCGGCCGCGCAGAAGAACGCCGCCGAATTCGCCGGGCTCTTCGCGCGTGAGGCCGGCTTCGACTTCGCCATCGCCGAGGAGTGCGCGGCATTCCAGGAGTGCGACGCGTACGAGGACGTGTACGGGGCGCACGTGCTCGACATCGAGTACGCCGACGTCCTCCCCCGCCGCTTCGAGGAGGTGTGCGCCGACTCGGCCGTACCGGAGTCGATCGTGCTGCGCGACCGGGGGCTGGTGGGCCCGTCCGATCCGGGGTACGTGTTCGAGAACTGCTAG
- a CDS encoding ATP-dependent DNA ligase, with the protein MVHAAILEWLGAVVGYARTVGKLIYTGLGFSFDIEDRALAHLRVIFMNKLRRGEPFMFHHTAGDGSGTRSSWIHPSIPVVFHFYGSRAPVLNRRWVEDLMREANGPHGLTVVPEPDPDSPLMTERA; encoded by the coding sequence GTGGTTCATGCGGCCATCCTGGAATGGTTAGGCGCCGTCGTTGGGTACGCTCGGACGGTGGGAAAACTGATTTACACGGGGCTCGGGTTTTCGTTCGATATCGAGGATCGCGCGTTGGCCCACCTCCGGGTGATCTTCATGAACAAACTGCGCCGGGGCGAGCCGTTCATGTTCCACCACACCGCCGGCGACGGCAGCGGGACCCGCAGCTCATGGATCCATCCGTCGATTCCGGTGGTTTTCCACTTCTACGGCAGTCGCGCCCCCGTGCTGAACCGGCGGTGGGTGGAAGACCTCATGCGCGAGGCCAACGGTCCGCACGGGCTGACGGTGGTGCCGGAGCCCGACCCCGACTCACCGCTGATGACGGAGCGCGCTTAA
- a CDS encoding TerC family protein produces the protein MLVTPLVWGITLAVTVAFFVYEFFAHVRKAHEPSIGESARWSAFYIGLALIFGLVIGLVWGWDFGGEYYAGYLTEKALSIDNLFVFLIVMTGFAVPRIYQQKVLMIGIVIALILRGGFIAVGAALIENLSWIFYVFGALLLFLAYRQAFAHGDGNPADGRVMRFVRRHLPVTDEYHRDRLTVVKDGRRFVTPMLLTIITIGFVDLIFAVDSIPAIYGLTEQAYIVFTANAFALMGLRQLYFLIGGLLKRLIYLSQGLAVILGFIGMKLVLHALHVNELPFINGGQGVKWAPEIPIWFSLLFIGATILVATVASLVRTRTLRREESPT, from the coding sequence ATGCTCGTCACCCCGCTCGTCTGGGGCATCACCCTCGCCGTCACCGTCGCGTTCTTCGTGTACGAGTTCTTCGCCCACGTGCGCAAGGCGCATGAACCGAGCATCGGGGAATCGGCGCGCTGGTCGGCGTTCTACATCGGCCTCGCCCTCATCTTCGGCCTCGTCATCGGCCTCGTGTGGGGGTGGGACTTCGGCGGCGAGTACTACGCGGGCTACCTGACCGAGAAGGCGCTGTCCATCGACAACCTCTTCGTGTTCCTCATCGTCATGACCGGCTTCGCGGTGCCCCGCATCTACCAGCAGAAGGTGCTGATGATCGGCATCGTCATCGCGCTCATCCTGCGCGGGGGGTTCATCGCCGTGGGCGCAGCGCTCATCGAGAACCTGTCGTGGATCTTCTACGTCTTCGGGGCGCTGCTGCTGTTCCTGGCGTACCGGCAGGCGTTCGCGCACGGCGACGGCAACCCCGCCGACGGGCGGGTCATGCGCTTCGTGCGCCGTCACCTCCCGGTCACCGACGAGTACCACCGCGACCGGCTGACGGTCGTCAAGGACGGCCGCCGCTTCGTCACCCCGATGCTGCTGACCATCATCACCATCGGGTTCGTCGACCTGATCTTCGCCGTCGATTCCATCCCCGCGATCTACGGACTCACCGAGCAGGCCTACATCGTCTTCACCGCGAACGCCTTCGCCCTCATGGGGCTGCGGCAGCTCTACTTCCTCATCGGCGGGCTGCTGAAGCGCCTGATCTACCTCTCGCAGGGCCTGGCGGTCATCCTGGGCTTCATCGGGATGAAGCTCGTGCTGCACGCCCTGCACGTCAACGAGCTGCCCTTCATCAACGGCGGCCAGGGCGTGAAGTGGGCACCGGAGATCCCCATCTGGTTCTCGCTGCTGTTCATCGGCGCGACGATCCTGGTGGCGACGGTGGCGAGCCTCGTGCGCACGCGCACCCTCCGCCGCGAGGAGTCCCCGACATGA